Genomic DNA from Desulfuromonas versatilis:
TGCGGTGCACCTGGGAGACATCCTGGCCATGATGGGCGGCCAGGGGACCGGCAGTGACAGCATGCAGTACCGGCTCGACCCCGGCTACAGCGAATATTTCGCCATCGACGAGGACGATCTGGCCCGCATATTGCTGGAAGTCACCGATGAGTTCCAGAAACTCAAAACCTCGCTGGAAAACCTCTGATCCGCAGCGGCGGGCAGGCCTTTTCACCGATGGCGACCGCTCGCGAAACCACAGCGGCTCACGCCAAGCCGCGACGAGCGCGAAGGGATGGATGGGCGCGGGTTGCGGCGGTTGGATGCACCCCACCCTCACCCTGGCCCTCTCCCTGGGGGAGAGGGGACGGTTATAAAGAGGAACTGAACAGGTTGGACTATTTGTCTTCGCGTCCTTCGCGGCTTCGCGTGAGGGCGCCTTTTTGAAAAGGAAAGGAATTCCGGAATGGGAAAGAAAGTTCTGATCATCGATGATTCCAGCACCATGCGCAAGATCGTGACCCGCTCGCTGCGTCAGGCCGGCCTCGACGTCGGCCAGATCCTCGAGGCCGGCGACGGCCAGGAGGCCCTGCAGTTGCTGGCCAAAGAGAAAGTCGACGTCATCCTCAGCGACATCAACATGCCGAACATGGACGGGCTGGAGTTTCTTCGGCAGAAGGGCGAGATCAGCCTGCTCAAGAACATCCCGGTGGTCATGATCACCACCGAAGCCGGAGCCGACGTGATCGGCGAAGCCAAGTCCCTCGGGGCGCTGGGGAGCATCAAGAAACCGTTCACCGCCGACCAGATCCAGGAAACACTGAGCAGCCTGTTCTGACCCGGAGGGCGGTCGCCCTGGGGTTTGCGGAGACGGGCTGGGGGCTGGAATGCAACCTGTTGAGCCAACCTTCGACCAGAGGTGTAATACATGAATTTCGGCCAGAATCTTATCGAGGCAACCAGGGTGGTCTTCGAAACCATGATCTGCCTGCCGCTGACCGCGGAAGAGCCGCTGCCCGAGGGCATATCCTCTTTCAACCAATCGGTGTCGGGCCTGCTCGGACTCTCCGGAGACCTGAAGGGGATGCTCTGCATCCACTGCCCCGAGGCGGTGGCCCATTCCATCACCGCCATGCTGCTGGGATGCGAAGGCGACTCCGATGAGGTGTGCGACGCCATCGGCGAAATCGCCAACATGGTGGCCGGCAACCTGAAAATGGCCTTTGCCGAAGCGGGCAAGCGGCTGGAGCTCTCCATCCCCACCGCCATCGCCGGCAAATCCTATTCGGTGAGCGCCCAAAGCGAGGGGGACAGGGTCACCGTCCCCTTCCAGGTCCCCGGCGGCCGGTTCCTGGTGGAGCTGCGTTATCATCTGTCCACCTGATGCCCGACGGTTATGAGCAAACTAGCCTTTATCGATAAATTCCTGGCCCAGGCCACGGCGGCCATCGGCGAGGAGGTCAGCGGCCTGCTCGGCCAGGAGCTGGAGTGCGGCGCCCACGCCGGGCGCTTTGCCCGCAGCGAAGAGTTCCAGGGCGCCAAGCCCGCCGCGGCGCTGACCACCATGGACGTCTCGGGCGACCGGGAAGGGAGCGCCTACCTGGTCACCGGCCTGCCCGAAGCGATCATGCTCGGCGGCACGCTGATCCTGCTGCCGGACGAAGAGCTCCAGGAGCGCATCGCCAATCAGGATTTCGACGGTGAACTGGCCGACTCCTTCGGGGAGATTGCCAACATCATCGCCGGCGTCTATACCACGGCGGCCGCCGAGGCCTTCGCCAAGAAAATCCATTTCAAGAAAACCGAGGTGCAACGGCTCGGCGTCTCCGGCTCCGCCGGGGGTGGTTCCCTGCCCTCGGGGGGCTATTACGTATCGGCCACCCAACTCAATCTCAACGGCAAGCCCCTGGGCAAGCTCGAGGCCCTGTTCCCGGTCGAACTGTTCGGGCTGGAGTTCCCTGCCCCGGCCGCCGAAAAGCAGGATGCCGCGCAGCCCGCCCAGGCCGCCACCCGGAGCAAACCCGGGGTCCAGGCCGCCGGCCAGGCGCCCGGCAGGGAGCCGCCCCCCCAAGCCGCCGCAGCGGGCACCGCGCCTGCCCGCGCCGCCACCGGGGGCGCCGCCTTCGAAACCACAGCGGGGAGTGCCCCCAGGCCATCGGCCGGGGCTGCCGGCACCGCCGCCGTGGTCCTTTGCACCGCAGCGACCCGGGACGCGGCGGAAAAATTCGCCGCCCCCCTGGAGGCCCAGGGGTGCGAGGTGCTCTGTGCGGGGGTTCAGGACAATCTGCGCCAGGAGCTGGCCGGGTACAGCGTTCAGGTGGCGTTTCTGGTGTTGAAGGAAGTCGGCGAGCAGGGCTTTGCCGCAAGCATCAAGATCAAATCGGCGGTGGGGGAAAAGGTGCCGCTGGTGGTGGCCGGGCCCCAGTGGACCCGCAGCGCGGTGCTGCAGGCGATCAAATACGGTGCCTGCGACATTCTGATGACCCCGGCGTCGGCCGAGGAGTTGCTGGAGAAGGTGCGCGCCAACAGCAAAGGCGGCCAGAAGGCCGCCTGCTGAAAGGCTCTTATTGGTCCGTGGTCCGTGGTCCGTGGTCCGTGGTCCGTGGTCCGTGGTCCGTGGTCCGTGGTCCGTGGTCCGTGGTCCGAAAATAGCAGGTTAAGCTGAGATCATTCCACGAGCAAATTCAGTTGCGCCGCTGCGGCAGGTAGCTGTCGAGCTGCTTCTTCTTGATCTTCTCGATCAGCGTGGTGCGTTTGAGGTTGAGCAGCTTGGCGGCTTCTTTCTTGTTGCCGTCGGTGCGCGACAGGGCCTCGAGGATCAGCCGGTCCTCGAAGTCGCTGACCAGCACGTTGAAGTCGAAATTCCCGTCCTCCATCGCGGCATGAAAATCCGGGGTCGGCACCGCAGATTGCTCCGGCTCCGGCAGGATTCCGGCACCGGCATGGGCGGTGTATTTCTCGGGCAGGTCGGCGAGGCTGACCAGGCCGTCGCCGCCGTGCAGGACCACCATTCTCTGCACCAGGTTTTCCAACTCCCGCACGTTGCCCGGCCAGGCGTAGCTCTGCAGGGCCGCCAGCGCTTCGGGAGAAAACCCGCGGAGGATCTGGCGCTTGCCGCGGTTGAAGACCTGCACGAACTTCTCGATCAGCAGCGGGATGTCCGAGCGGCGCTCGCGCAGCGGCGGAATGCCCAGGGGCACCACGCTGAGCCGATAGTAGAGGTCTTCGCGGAAGCTGCCGTCGGCCACGGCCTTTTCCAGGTCTCGGTGGGTGGCGGCGACGATGCGCACATCCACCGAAACCGGCTTGACGCCGCCGACCGGCTCGAACTCCTTTTCCTGGATCACCCGCAGCAGCTTGGCCTGCAGGTTGGCCTTCATGTCGCCGATCTCGTCGAGGAACAGGGTGCCGCCGTCGGCGTACTGGATGCGTCCCATCTTCGGCTGGTTGGCGCCGGTAAAGGCGCCCTTGACGTAGCCGAAGAGCTCGCTTTCCAGCAGCTCGTCGGGGATCGCCGCACAGTTGACCGGGACGAAGTTCTTGCCGCGGCGCGGGCTCAGCGCGTGGGTGGCGCGGGCCACCAGCTCCTTGCCGGTGCCGCTTTCGCCCTGGATGAGCACGGTGCTGTTGGCGTCCTCGGCAACCTTCTCCAAAATCCGGAACATCCGCTTCATCTTGGAGGATTCGCCGATGATACCGTGGAAACCGTCACGCTTGCTGATCTTGGGGCTGCGCTTCTGCTGATAGACCAGCAGCTCGTGGTGTTCGAGGCCGCGGGCAGTGGCGATGACCGCCTCTTCGAAATCGTAAGGGGAATTGATGTAGAAAATGGCCCCGTATTTCAGGGCTTCGACGATCGACTCGCGGTCGCCGTAAGGAACGCTGACGATAGTGGCGAGTTGGGGGTTGACCGTCGGGATCTTGCGCAGCAGGTCGATCCCTTCTTTTTTTGGCCCGAAGAGGTCGGTGATGACCAGGCAGACGTCCTGCTTTTCCAGGATATCCAGGGCCTCGGTGGGGTTTTTCGCTTCCAGCACAACGCACCCGATATGTTTGCGAAGCATGACCGCCAAACCTTCTCTGGCCACTCGATCCGCATCCACCAGAAGTATGCTGCGCAAGGAATCAGACATATCACCTACCCTTTTTCATTTGAAATTCAAGCCGTTACACCTGACCGTGCACCCTGCCCGCCCGGCGTTCCCCTCCCCGAAAAGTCCCAGCATCTCCGCACCCCGCGTCCCATAACGGCAACTGTTCGATTTACCAGCGGATTCCTAAGTATAATGCCCGCGCTATAATAACCCAAATGAAAAATAAATCAATCCGTTAGTTTTCCCTGAATGAGGATGGGGCGGGAGAAAACCGCGCTTGCTTTTCCCCGATAGATCGCATACGATTAATTTTATCAAATTTGATTAAAGACCCAGGGGGGAACGGGGTGCGCCTCAAGCTGATCACCAAATACACTCTCGTCACCAGCGGCGTTCTGCTGCTGACCATGGTCGCCTTCGCGGTTATCAATGTCAAGACCCTCAAGGACGTCTTCCTGCGCGAGGCGATCCATGACGTCGATGAACTCAGCGAAACCATCATCCGCACCACCCACTACCAGATGCTCGAGGACGACCGCAAGCGGGTCTACCAGATGATCGAGGAGGTCGGCACCCAGCACGGCGTGGAGCACATCCGGCTGATCAACAAGGACGGGGTGATCAACTTTTCCACGGAAAACGCGGAAATCGGCACCCTGCTCGACAAGAACGCCGAAGCCTGCAGCATGTGCCACGCCGAGGACACCCCCCTGACTCACGCCTCGACCATGAACCGCAGCCGCATCTTCTCCGACCGCGCCGGCAAGGAAGTTCTCGGTATCGCCAAGGGGATCTACAACCAGCCCGCCTGCTATACCGCCGATTGCCACGTCCACCCCCGGGAGGCCAAGATCCTCGGCGTGCTCGACGTGATCGTTTCCCTCGAGGGGATGAAACTGCAGACCGGCGCCTACCGCGACAACATCATCGTGCTGACCTTCGTGCTGCTGCTGCTGATCATCTTGAGCCTGGTTTTGGCCACCCAGCAGTTCGTCAATCAGCCGGTCAAAAAGCTGCTCGAGCATTCCGAACACCTGGCCAGGGGCGAACTCGATCACCGCATCGAGCTGCCCGCCCGGGATGAACTCGGCGAGCTGGCCAGGTCGTTCAACGAGATGACCGGAAAACTGCAGGCGACCCGCCAGGAACTCAAACTGTGGGCCAGCACCCTGGAGACCAAGGTCGACGAGCGCACCCAGCAGATCCAGCAGATCCAGTCCAAGCTGGTCCGCTCGGAGAAACTCGCCTCGCTGGGCGAGCTGGTGGCCGGCATCGCCCATGAGATCAACAACCCGCTGACCGGCATCCTGATGTTCGCTTCGATGATCCAGAACGACGAGCGGGTCGACCCTTCGCTGCAGGACGACATGGAAATCATCGTCCGGGAAACCCAGCGCTGCGCCAACATCGTGCGCGAGCTGCTCGACTTCTCCCGCGAATCGGTGCCGCAGAAAAAACTGGAGTCGGTGACGCGGATCATGGAAAAAACCCTGGCCCTGGTCCGCCACCAGCCGGCCTTCCACGATATCGAAATCCTGCAAAATTACGGCGGGCCGCTGCCCGAGGTCATGGTCGACCCCAACCAGATCGAGCAGGTGTTCATGAATATCCTGATCAACGCCAGCCAGGCCATGCCCACCGGCGGCACCCTCAGCATCTCCACCAGGCTGCACCCGGACGGAGAATTTGTCACCACCCGCATCAGCGATACCGGATGCGGCATCCCCCCGGAGCACCTGGAGCGCATCTTCGACCCCTTCTTCACCACCAAGGGGCACAAGGGCACCGGTCTCGGCCTGTCGGTCTCCTACGGCATCGTCGAGAACCACGGCGGGCAGATCGACATCGAATCGGAGCCCGGCAGGGGGACCACCTTCAGCATCCAGCTCCCCCTGGCGCCACCCGATGCCGATTCTTCGGGACAGGACAACGCAGCCACCCCGCCGCGGCAGGACCCGGATGCAGGGCACGTCCAGGCATCCTGACTCCGCCTTGGAAAAGGCTGAACCCACCACGAAGAACACGAAGAAATGCGCCTGCAGCCTTTACCTTCGTGGCCTTCGTGTATCTTCGTGGTAAAAACACACTGCCTATCGACCCGGCCCTATCGGCGGCACCAAAAACAACGCCACCGCTGCTTGAAAGCAGCGGTGGCGTTGTCCGTTTCGGGGCGAGAGCGCGACGGCTCAGCTGACCACCCGGTCGCGAACCGAGATCCCCTGTTTTTTCAGCAGCGCCTGAAAATTCGGCCGCAGCATGCCGACCTCTTCCGCGGCCTTGGTGATGTTCCAGTCGTTGCGCTTGAGCGCTTCGATGACGAAGGCCCGTTCGATGGGCTGGACGGCCCGTTCGCGGATCTCCTTCTTGGCTTCCTTGAGCTCCTCGGTGGTGCGGGGGACATAACCCTCCTCCACACCGGCGACCTCGTCTTCACCCAGGGAAAGCTCCAGGTCCTCAGGCTCGATCAGGTCAGCATCGGCCAGCACCACGGCGCGCTCGAAGATGTTCTCCAACTCGCGCACGTTGCCGGGAAAGGGGTATTTCTTCAATATGGCCATGGCCCCGGGGGCCAGACCGCGGATCTCTCTGCCCATCTCCGCGCTGAATTTGCGCAGGAAATGGCCGACCAGCATCGGCAGGTCCCCCTTGCGCTCGCGCAGCGGCGGCAGATCGATGGGGATGATGTTGAGCCGAAAGAACAAGTCCTCGCGGAAACTCCCCTCGGCCACCATCTCTTTGAGATTGCGGTTGGTCGCCGCGATCAGCCGGATGTCGATGGGCACGGCCTTGGTGCCGCCGATGGGGGTCACCTCCCGCTCCTGCAGAACCCGCAGCAGCTTGGCCTGGG
This window encodes:
- a CDS encoding response regulator, translating into MGKKVLIIDDSSTMRKIVTRSLRQAGLDVGQILEAGDGQEALQLLAKEKVDVILSDINMPNMDGLEFLRQKGEISLLKNIPVVMITTEAGADVIGEAKSLGALGSIKKPFTADQIQETLSSLF
- a CDS encoding sigma-54-dependent transcriptional regulator; this encodes MSDSLRSILLVDADRVAREGLAVMLRKHIGCVVLEAKNPTEALDILEKQDVCLVITDLFGPKKEGIDLLRKIPTVNPQLATIVSVPYGDRESIVEALKYGAIFYINSPYDFEEAVIATARGLEHHELLVYQQKRSPKISKRDGFHGIIGESSKMKRMFRILEKVAEDANSTVLIQGESGTGKELVARATHALSPRRGKNFVPVNCAAIPDELLESELFGYVKGAFTGANQPKMGRIQYADGGTLFLDEIGDMKANLQAKLLRVIQEKEFEPVGGVKPVSVDVRIVAATHRDLEKAVADGSFREDLYYRLSVVPLGIPPLRERRSDIPLLIEKFVQVFNRGKRQILRGFSPEALAALQSYAWPGNVRELENLVQRMVVLHGGDGLVSLADLPEKYTAHAGAGILPEPEQSAVPTPDFHAAMEDGNFDFNVLVSDFEDRLILEALSRTDGNKKEAAKLLNLKRTTLIEKIKKKQLDSYLPQRRN
- a CDS encoding sensor histidine kinase, with translation MRLKLITKYTLVTSGVLLLTMVAFAVINVKTLKDVFLREAIHDVDELSETIIRTTHYQMLEDDRKRVYQMIEEVGTQHGVEHIRLINKDGVINFSTENAEIGTLLDKNAEACSMCHAEDTPLTHASTMNRSRIFSDRAGKEVLGIAKGIYNQPACYTADCHVHPREAKILGVLDVIVSLEGMKLQTGAYRDNIIVLTFVLLLLIILSLVLATQQFVNQPVKKLLEHSEHLARGELDHRIELPARDELGELARSFNEMTGKLQATRQELKLWASTLETKVDERTQQIQQIQSKLVRSEKLASLGELVAGIAHEINNPLTGILMFASMIQNDERVDPSLQDDMEIIVRETQRCANIVRELLDFSRESVPQKKLESVTRIMEKTLALVRHQPAFHDIEILQNYGGPLPEVMVDPNQIEQVFMNILINASQAMPTGGTLSISTRLHPDGEFVTTRISDTGCGIPPEHLERIFDPFFTTKGHKGTGLGLSVSYGIVENHGGQIDIESEPGRGTTFSIQLPLAPPDADSSGQDNAATPPRQDPDAGHVQAS
- a CDS encoding chemotaxis protein CheX; amino-acid sequence: MNFGQNLIEATRVVFETMICLPLTAEEPLPEGISSFNQSVSGLLGLSGDLKGMLCIHCPEAVAHSITAMLLGCEGDSDEVCDAIGEIANMVAGNLKMAFAEAGKRLELSIPTAIAGKSYSVSAQSEGDRVTVPFQVPGGRFLVELRYHLST
- a CDS encoding chemotaxis protein CheX, which encodes MSKLAFIDKFLAQATAAIGEEVSGLLGQELECGAHAGRFARSEEFQGAKPAAALTTMDVSGDREGSAYLVTGLPEAIMLGGTLILLPDEELQERIANQDFDGELADSFGEIANIIAGVYTTAAAEAFAKKIHFKKTEVQRLGVSGSAGGGSLPSGGYYVSATQLNLNGKPLGKLEALFPVELFGLEFPAPAAEKQDAAQPAQAATRSKPGVQAAGQAPGREPPPQAAAAGTAPARAATGGAAFETTAGSAPRPSAGAAGTAAVVLCTAATRDAAEKFAAPLEAQGCEVLCAGVQDNLRQELAGYSVQVAFLVLKEVGEQGFAASIKIKSAVGEKVPLVVAGPQWTRSAVLQAIKYGACDILMTPASAEELLEKVRANSKGGQKAAC